A region of Lycium barbarum isolate Lr01 chromosome 3, ASM1917538v2, whole genome shotgun sequence DNA encodes the following proteins:
- the LOC132634234 gene encoding nucleobase-ascorbate transporter 6-like, whose protein sequence is MAAKSDEPAPHPPKDQLPNVSYCITSPPPWPEAILFGFQHYLVMLGTAVIITTALVPQMGGGNEEKAKVIQTILFVAGLNTLLQSYFGSRLPAVIGASYTFVAPTISIILSGRWIEPDPVSLTNRVPKILMHKIHSSSGN, encoded by the exons atggCAGCAAAATCAGATGAACCAGCACCACATCCACCAAAAGATCAGCTTCCTAATGTTTCTTACTGCATTACTAGTCCTCCTCCATGGC CTGAGGCTATCCTTTTTGGATTTCAACATTATCTGGTTATGCTCGGTACCGCAGTTATCATTACTACAGCTCTGGTTCCCCAGATGGGAGGAGGAAAT GAGGAGAAAGCCAAAGTTATTCAAACAATTCTGTTTGTTGCTGGGCTGAACACCTTGTTGCAATCTTACTTCGGATCTAGACTACCTGCGGTGATTGGAGCGTCTTATACCTTTGTTGCACCTACAATTTCAATTATCCTTTCGGGACGATGGATTGAGCCAGACCCTGTATCG CTAACAAATCGAGTGCCAAAAATACTGATGCACAAAATCCATAGCAGCTCTGGGAACTAG
- the LOC132632736 gene encoding uncharacterized protein At5g50100, chloroplastic-like isoform X1 → MQMAFRVAAGPVVRRPNTSLLSLFTAKSHTSSTKFLPNPTPLLNQNGPRFSIRAISGTTVDPVAPKKDINEEKSPENWKIKMLYDGECPLCMREVDMLRERNKGYGTIKFLDISSDEYRPEENEGLDYETVMGRIHAILSDGTVVTDVEAFRRLYEAVGLGWVYAITKYEPIATIADSVYGVWAKYRLQITGRPSLEEVLEARRKKEEMCKDSKACKM, encoded by the exons ATGCAAATGGCTTTCAGAGTAGCGGCAGGTCCTGTTGTAAGACGACCCAATACATCTCTGCTTTCACTTTTCACTGCCAAAtcccacacttcttccacaaaaTTTCTCCCCAATCCAACCCCTCTGCTCAACCAAAATG GACCAAGATTTTCGATTAGGGCAATCAGTGGAACAACTGTGGATCCAGTGGCACCCAAGAAGGATATTAATGAAGAGAAATCTCCAGAAAACTGGAAAATTAAGATGCTTTATGATGGAGAATGTCCCTTATGCATGCGTGAG GTTGATATGCTAAGAGAGAGGAATAAAGGTTATGGAACAATTAAATTTCTCGACATAAGTTCAGATGAATACCGCCCTGAGGAGAATGAAGGACTTGATTACGAGACG GTTATGGGAAGAATACATGCTATACTATCAGATGGAACTGTGGTTACAGATGTTGAG GCATTTAGACGGCTCTATGAAGCAGTTGGATTGGGATGGGTATATGCCATTACAAAATATGAACCT ATTGCTACTATTGCTGACTCCGTGTATGGAGTCTGGGCAAAATATCGTCTTCAAATAACAG GTCGACCTTCTTTAGAAGAAGTTCTGGAAGCACGAAGGAAGAAG GAGGAAATGTGTAAGGACAGCAAGGCTTGCAAAATGTAG
- the LOC132632737 gene encoding uncharacterized protein At5g50100, chloroplastic-like gives MLRDRDKGYGTINFLDISLDEYRPEENEGLDYKTVMGRMHAILSDGTVVTDVELYEAVGLRWVYAITKYEPVATIADTVYGVWAKYRLQITGRPSLEEVLEV, from the exons ATGTTAAGAGATAGGGATAAAGGTTATGGAACAATTAACTTTCTCGACATAAGTTTGGATGAATACCGCCCAGAGGAGAATGAAGGACTTGATTACAAGACG GTTATGGGAAGAATGCATGCTATACTATCAGATGGAACTGTGGTGACAGATGTTGAG CTCTACGAAGCAGTTGGGTTACGATGGGTGTATGCCATTACAAAATATGAACCT GTTGCAACTATTGCTGATACCGTGTATGGAGTCTGGGCAAAATATCGTCTTCAAATAACAG GTCGACCATCTCTAGAAGAAGTTCTGGaggtatga